A genomic window from Prunus persica cultivar Lovell chromosome G2, Prunus_persica_NCBIv2, whole genome shotgun sequence includes:
- the LOC18786567 gene encoding uncharacterized protein LOC18786567 encodes MACWSAENATKAYLKTLKMGQKANEPDVVEFISALAAGNNAQQMVVACAGAADSTILALVAAAQQTGGRVVCILRGNEEMQLSEKILGINVCHIEFVIGEAQNLLLNYYKEADFVLIDCNLKNHEAILRAVQMGKKQNGAIVAGNNAFGKGSWRSGGSRTQLLPIGGGLLVTRIAAPKNESSKMVGINGSGKKSHWVVKVDKCTGEEHVFRVRSSFPQGKGIAA; translated from the coding sequence GGCCAGAAGGCAAACGAGCCAGATGTGGTTGAGTTCATTTCAGCTCTAGCAGCCGGGAACAATGCACAGCAAATGGTTGTGGCTTGTGCTGGCGCTGCTGACTCCACCATTCTAGCCCTTGTTGCTGCTGCTCAGCAAACTGGCGGCAGAGTGGTCTGCATCCTTCGTGGGAACGAAGAGATGCAGTTATCTGAGAAAATCCTTGGCATCAATGTATGTCACATTGAATTTGTGATTGGGGAGGCCCAAAATCTTCTTCTAAACTACTACAAGGAGGCTGATTTTGTGCTCATTGATTGCAACCTTAAGAACCATGAGGCCATTCTTAGAGCAGTGCAGATGGGGAAGAAGCAAAATGGAGCTATTGTTGCGGGGAATAACGCTTTTGGCAAAGGGTCGTGGCGGTCCGGCGGATCGAGAACTCAGTTGCTGCCTATAGGAGGTGGATTGTTGGTGACAAGAATTGCAGCACCAAAGAATGAAAGCAGCAAAATGGTTGGGATCAATGGTAGTGGAAAAAAGAGCCATTGGGTTGTCAAGGTAGATAAGTGCACAGGTGAAGAGCATGTGTTTAGGGTCAGATCATCATTTCCACAAGGGAAGGGGATCGCAGCATAA